One segment of Cetobacterium sp. NK01 DNA contains the following:
- a CDS encoding ankyrin repeat domain-containing protein yields the protein MIEFKNALKNGDLEKLKAKLESGIDVNDRSGEYRYPIHKAVLLKDIDIVKLFLDYNADINIQEPLQGNTPINLAIFNKDLQMVNFLKENGANLDIKNSWGMTSLEYAIYLKNNMNFDDIDNIIETLK from the coding sequence ATGATTGAATTTAAAAACGCATTAAAAAATGGAGATTTAGAAAAATTAAAAGCCAAATTAGAATCTGGAATTGATGTTAATGATAGAAGTGGTGAGTACAGATATCCTATACATAAAGCTGTTTTATTAAAAGATATTGATATTGTTAAACTATTTTTAGATTATAATGCAGATATTAATATCCAAGAACCACTACAAGGTAATACACCTATTAATCTTGCTATTTTTAATAAAGATTTACAAATGGTAAATTTTTTAAAAGAAAATGGTGCCAATTTAGATATTAAAAATAGTTGGGGAATGACATCTTTAGAATACGCTATATACCTTAAAAATAATATGAATTTTGATGATATAGATAATATTATTGAAACTTTAAAATAA
- a CDS encoding chloride channel protein, whose translation MKDRIVRALFFSVFSILTGLIVGLIDVFFSKGLILAANLRVEYFNKLIIFLPFVGVLMIFLYKKYGKGSLKGMGYVFEAAHMENVIIPKRLIPFSIVSTWATHLFGGSAGREGVAVQIGATVANTITIYIERKIKLNINDLKKILISTGISAGFSGLFGTPFAATIFSLEILNMGIVEYKALFPAFLAAYTAFGVSEYFEMKHFHFLVEKFPKNDIRNITLFLMATFIFAVAGYCFAFFLKKFKKNRYMIGLDPIKKIFFGGIILGFLIWLVYGGRYSGLGTNLIDIAFSKEQLYSYDWILKMFFTVFTLGIGFQGGEVTPIFAIGACLGGVLGGWFGIPVEFLAAIGYCAVFASSTNTFLASFLIGIEIFGYNMAGYLFIACAMAYLFSGELSIYEGQKKEHLKI comes from the coding sequence ATGAAAGACAGAATAGTGAGAGCTCTATTTTTTTCAGTATTTTCAATTTTAACAGGATTAATTGTAGGATTAATAGATGTATTTTTTTCAAAAGGATTGATATTAGCAGCAAATTTGCGTGTGGAATATTTTAATAAACTAATTATTTTTTTACCTTTTGTAGGAGTTTTAATGATATTTTTATATAAAAAATATGGAAAAGGTTCTTTAAAGGGAATGGGATATGTATTTGAAGCGGCACATATGGAAAATGTGATTATTCCTAAAAGATTAATTCCGTTTTCAATTGTGTCAACATGGGCTACACATCTTTTTGGAGGTTCAGCTGGTAGAGAAGGAGTAGCAGTGCAAATTGGAGCAACAGTAGCAAATACAATAACAATATATATTGAAAGAAAAATTAAATTGAATATAAATGATCTAAAGAAAATTTTGATTTCAACAGGAATTTCAGCAGGATTTTCAGGACTTTTTGGAACTCCTTTTGCAGCAACTATTTTTTCTTTAGAAATTTTAAATATGGGAATTGTAGAATATAAAGCTTTGTTTCCTGCATTTTTAGCAGCCTATACAGCTTTTGGTGTATCTGAATATTTTGAGATGAAACATTTTCATTTTTTAGTAGAAAAGTTTCCTAAAAATGATATAAGAAATATAACTTTATTTTTAATGGCAACATTTATTTTTGCAGTTGCAGGTTATTGTTTTGCTTTTTTCTTAAAAAAATTTAAGAAGAATAGATATATGATTGGTTTAGATCCTATAAAAAAAATATTTTTCGGAGGAATAATATTAGGTTTTTTAATCTGGTTAGTTTATGGAGGGAGATATAGTGGACTAGGAACTAATCTAATTGATATAGCTTTTTCAAAGGAGCAGTTATATTCATATGACTGGATATTAAAGATGTTCTTTACTGTATTCACTTTAGGAATAGGATTCCAAGGGGGAGAGGTTACACCAATTTTTGCTATAGGAGCATGTTTAGGAGGAGTATTAGGAGGTTGGTTTGGTATTCCTGTGGAGTTTTTAGCAGCAATTGGATATTGTGCTGTATTCGCATCTTCTACAAATACATTTTTAGCCTCATTTTTAATAGGAATAGAGATATTTGGTTATAATATGGCAGGTTATCTTTTTATAGCTTGTGCAATGGCTTATCTATTTAGTGGAGAGTTAAGCATATATGAAGGACAAAAAAAAGAGCATTTAAAAATTTAA
- a CDS encoding mechanosensitive ion channel family protein yields the protein METLNSLLQIKNSSGEPLLQTLGHDAIEFLIRVFVFVIILYLGSYFTKKVDKYIDKIPVVNQDINTKQFTKSVTKLGLNVTFFLIGLLAFGFSEASIATMISAIGLGVGISLKEFLSNLAGGVVLFFTRPFSIGNFIKINGVMGEVAKIEVFSTYITSLDGRRIIIPNNVMISGNIINYDANLFRRIKLMLSVSYDSDMKKVLAILENIANTYEGLSKDRENFIHTMEYGDSSINILFMVWTPTKGYYKVRGELMAYILEVFNKEGVNVPFNILDVNVTESK from the coding sequence ATGGAAACACTTAATAGTTTATTACAAATTAAAAATAGTTCAGGAGAGCCTTTACTACAAACTTTAGGCCACGATGCGATTGAGTTTTTAATAAGAGTATTTGTATTTGTAATTATTTTATATTTAGGATCATATTTTACAAAAAAAGTAGATAAATACATTGATAAAATTCCAGTTGTAAATCAAGATATAAATACAAAACAATTTACTAAGTCTGTTACAAAGCTAGGATTAAATGTTACATTTTTCTTAATTGGATTATTAGCTTTTGGATTTAGTGAAGCTTCAATAGCTACTATGATTAGTGCTATCGGATTAGGTGTAGGTATATCACTAAAAGAATTTCTATCAAATTTAGCAGGAGGAGTAGTTCTATTTTTTACAAGACCTTTTAGTATAGGAAACTTTATAAAGATAAATGGTGTAATGGGTGAAGTAGCTAAAATAGAGGTTTTCTCAACATACATAACTAGTTTAGATGGTAGAAGAATAATCATCCCAAATAATGTAATGATTAGTGGTAATATTATAAATTATGATGCAAATCTTTTTAGACGTATAAAATTAATGTTATCTGTATCTTATGATTCAGATATGAAAAAAGTATTAGCTATATTGGAAAATATAGCTAATACTTATGAAGGATTAAGTAAAGATAGAGAAAATTTTATCCATACGATGGAATATGGAGATTCTAGCATAAATATTTTATTTATGGTATGGACACCAACAAAAGGTTACTATAAAGTTAGAGGAGAGCTAATGGCATACATATTAGAGGTTTTTAACAAGGAAGGAGTAAATGTTCCATTTAATATTTTAGATGTGAATGTAACTGAAAGCAAATAG
- the rd gene encoding rubredoxin, with amino-acid sequence MEKWRCKVCDWIYDPATGDPDNGVAAGTTWEEVPEEWVCPICGAGKDEFEKE; translated from the coding sequence ATGGAAAAATGGAGATGTAAAGTTTGCGATTGGATTTATGACCCTGCTACAGGAGATCCTGATAATGGAGTTGCTGCAGGTACAACTTGGGAAGAAGTTCCTGAAGAATGGGTTTGCCCTATCTGTGGAGCTGGAAAAGACGAATTTGAAAAAGAATAA
- the hcp gene encoding hydroxylamine reductase has protein sequence MSMFCFQCQETAMNKGCTVRGVCGKTSETANLQDLLIHTAKTVSAYVELLNDKIPITDDLHRWIVNALFITITNANFHDDAIIREIETGEMYRAALEIELLNHKISVPEKYAKYVNCPTDLSSDDTLLDYAEKVGVLRTENEDVRSLRETIIYGLKGMCAYVEHAFNLGYEDISIYKFIEETLANVDDDSLSSEELVQMVLNVGKVGVDAMALLDKANTMSYGHPEITKINIGVRNKPGILISGHDLKDLEMLLEQTKGTGVDVYTHSEMLPGHAYPFFKKYDNLVGNYGGSWWHQTKEFVDFNGPILFTSNCLVPPRGTLAEYLERVYTTNSAGMEGCEHILADEKGYKDFREIIEKAKACKPPVEIEHGEIIAGFAHNQVLALADKIVDAVKSGAIKKFYVMGGCDARMQDRKYYTEFALALPKDTVILTAGCAKYRYNKLDLGDIDGIPRVLDAGQCNDCYSLAVIALKLKEAFGLNNVNDLPIVFNIAWYEQKAVLVLLSLLYLGFKNIHVGPTIPAFLSPNVLQVLIDNFNLGTISSVEEDLKNF, from the coding sequence ATGTCTATGTTTTGTTTTCAGTGTCAAGAAACTGCAATGAATAAGGGATGTACTGTTAGAGGAGTTTGTGGTAAAACTTCTGAAACTGCAAATCTACAAGATTTATTAATTCATACAGCTAAAACTGTTTCTGCTTATGTTGAACTTTTAAATGATAAAATTCCTATAACTGATGACTTACACCGATGGATTGTAAATGCTCTTTTCATAACTATTACTAATGCTAACTTCCATGATGATGCTATTATAAGAGAGATTGAAACAGGAGAAATGTATAGAGCTGCTTTAGAAATCGAACTCTTAAATCATAAAATTTCTGTTCCTGAAAAATATGCAAAATATGTTAATTGTCCGACTGATTTAAGTTCTGATGACACTCTTTTAGACTATGCTGAAAAAGTTGGTGTTTTAAGAACTGAAAATGAAGATGTTCGTTCTTTAAGAGAAACTATAATTTATGGTTTAAAAGGAATGTGTGCTTATGTTGAGCATGCTTTTAATTTAGGTTATGAGGATATTTCCATATATAAATTTATCGAGGAAACACTCGCTAATGTTGATGATGATTCTTTATCTAGTGAAGAACTAGTTCAAATGGTTTTAAATGTTGGTAAAGTTGGTGTTGATGCAATGGCTCTTTTAGACAAAGCTAATACAATGTCATATGGCCATCCTGAAATAACTAAAATTAATATTGGAGTTAGAAATAAACCTGGAATCTTAATATCTGGACACGATTTAAAAGATTTAGAAATGCTTTTAGAGCAAACTAAAGGTACTGGTGTTGATGTTTATACTCACTCAGAAATGCTTCCTGGTCATGCATATCCATTCTTTAAAAAATACGATAACCTTGTAGGTAACTATGGCGGTTCTTGGTGGCATCAAACAAAAGAGTTTGTTGATTTTAATGGTCCTATTCTATTTACAAGTAACTGTTTAGTGCCTCCTAGAGGAACTTTAGCTGAATATCTTGAAAGAGTTTATACTACAAACTCTGCTGGAATGGAAGGATGTGAACATATTCTTGCTGATGAGAAAGGTTATAAAGACTTCAGAGAAATTATTGAAAAGGCAAAAGCATGCAAGCCACCTGTTGAAATTGAACATGGTGAAATCATAGCTGGTTTTGCTCACAATCAAGTTCTAGCTTTAGCTGATAAAATCGTTGATGCTGTTAAATCTGGAGCAATAAAAAAATTCTATGTTATGGGTGGTTGTGATGCTAGAATGCAAGATAGAAAATACTACACTGAATTTGCTTTAGCTCTACCTAAAGATACTGTAATTTTAACTGCTGGTTGTGCTAAGTATAGATATAATAAATTAGACTTAGGAGATATTGATGGTATTCCAAGAGTTTTAGATGCTGGACAATGTAATGATTGCTATTCTCTAGCTGTAATTGCATTAAAATTAAAAGAAGCTTTTGGATTAAATAATGTAAATGATCTTCCAATTGTATTTAATATTGCATGGTATGAACAAAAAGCTGTTTTAGTTCTTTTGTCTTTACTATATCTTGGATTTAAAAATATTCATGTTGGACCGACTATTCCTGCGTTTTTGAGTCCTAATGTTCTTCAAGTTCTAATTGATAACTTTAATTTAGGAACTATTAGTAGTGTAGAAGAAGATCTAAAAAATTTTTAA
- a CDS encoding DUF305 domain-containing protein, with protein MDFKNINIMVGIAALFSTVSLNSPGSDLNENHSHKMSNYEIKSDSKIYTVLTPLKDIIPQNLRGFKEYDEYAHSLMMSNSSQIFLTKDVGNNFVIYMIPHHEAAIITSIGVVKYTQNLEVKNLANRIIHAQEKEVEFMQKLLETGELRGNDNAQFLDKMKKIMIKMMKNMKPYSDHGNNSEEITKNYLRNMIIHHEGAVSMAKEYLKYGKNQELIKMSQKIILSQDEEIKEMKKILKKAN; from the coding sequence ATGGATTTTAAAAATATAAATATAATGGTAGGAATAGCAGCACTTTTTTCAACAGTTTCTTTAAATTCACCAGGAAGTGATTTAAATGAAAATCATAGTCATAAAATGTCTAATTATGAAATAAAGTCAGATAGCAAAATCTACACAGTACTCACTCCTTTAAAAGATATTATTCCACAAAATTTGAGAGGATTTAAAGAGTATGATGAATATGCACATAGTTTAATGATGTCAAATAGCTCACAGATATTCTTAACAAAAGATGTAGGAAATAACTTTGTAATATATATGATACCACATCATGAGGCAGCAATTATAACAAGCATTGGAGTTGTAAAATATACACAAAATTTAGAAGTTAAAAACTTAGCAAATAGAATAATCCATGCTCAAGAAAAAGAGGTTGAATTTATGCAAAAATTACTTGAGACTGGAGAACTAAGAGGAAATGATAATGCTCAATTTTTAGATAAAATGAAGAAGATAATGATAAAAATGATGAAAAATATGAAGCCTTATAGTGATCATGGTAATAATTCAGAGGAAATAACAAAAAATTATTTGAGAAATATGATTATTCACCATGAAGGTGCTGTTAGTATGGCAAAAGAATATTTAAAATATGGTAAAAATCAAGAATTAATAAAAATGTCTCAGAAAATTATTTTAAGTCAAGATGAAGAGATAAAAGAAATGAAAAAAATATTAAAAAAGGCAAACTAA
- a CDS encoding ZIP family metal transporter translates to MYETLKNLDPVLQALLATLFTYFVTMLGAGMVFFFKTINQKVLNGMLGFASGVMIAASFWSLLNPAIEMAENIGLPGWKPAVIGFLGGGIFLWCIDKFLPHLHQNQHISNAEGISTKWKRSVLLVLAITLHNIPEGLAVGVAFGALAVTGPESSSTLVSAIALAIGIGLQNFPEGAAVSIPLRRDGMSRRKAFFYGQASGIVEPISGVIGAIFVIKMTFLLPYALAFAAGAMIYVVAEELIPTAKEIRHDDSGTIGVMLGFAVMMFLDVALG, encoded by the coding sequence ATGTACGAAACTTTAAAAAATTTAGATCCTGTTTTACAAGCTCTTTTAGCAACATTATTTACATATTTTGTTACGATGCTTGGAGCAGGTATGGTATTTTTTTTTAAAACTATAAATCAAAAAGTTTTAAATGGAATGCTTGGATTCGCTTCTGGTGTCATGATTGCAGCTTCCTTTTGGTCCTTATTAAATCCTGCAATTGAAATGGCTGAAAATATTGGATTACCTGGTTGGAAACCTGCAGTTATTGGATTTCTTGGAGGTGGAATTTTCCTTTGGTGTATTGATAAATTTTTGCCACATTTGCATCAAAATCAACACATATCCAATGCTGAAGGTATTTCAACAAAATGGAAAAGAAGCGTTCTTTTGGTTCTAGCTATAACTCTTCACAATATTCCTGAAGGATTGGCTGTCGGAGTTGCTTTTGGTGCTCTAGCTGTCACTGGACCTGAATCTTCCTCTACATTAGTTTCTGCAATTGCTTTAGCAATTGGTATAGGGCTTCAAAATTTCCCAGAGGGAGCTGCTGTTTCTATACCTTTAAGAAGAGATGGAATGAGTAGAAGAAAAGCTTTTTTTTATGGACAAGCTTCTGGTATTGTAGAACCAATTTCTGGAGTAATTGGGGCTATCTTTGTTATAAAAATGACTTTTTTACTTCCCTATGCTTTAGCATTTGCTGCTGGAGCTATGATATACGTAGTTGCTGAAGAGCTTATTCCAACAGCTAAAGAGATTAGACATGATGACTCTGGAACTATTGGCGTTATGCTCGGTTTTGCTGTTATGATGTTTTTAGATGTTGCTTTAGGATAA
- a CDS encoding M20 metallopeptidase family protein: MINNLNNHRNYLHTIPEIALKEFKTAAYIRKILDEEKVEYHNVGTSTIAFIPGESESCIAFRADIDALPLEEESNNPFKSKIPGMMHACGHDGHTSILLTFIQEIKKLMLHGTTLNKSLLFIFQAGEEGAGGARFIIADDFYKSKQIEAIFALHVYPEINVGEFAVKTGYVSLQNINLDITLTGKGCHGAQPHKGTDCILVGAKLVEAYQSIKSRNIPSYEHFLLTIGSFHAGTVRNIIPGSLSMLGTIRLENTSLIPFIQERIEHINKGFEIAFDVKIEMTFQPFYPPIFNNASLFEKALNVLKNKKVFTDISLSGSEDFSFYSKNGTPGLFVLIGTRDEEKGHVCALHNNRFDFDNEALVHGVEFFKDLLKEYKVI, translated from the coding sequence ATGATAAACAATTTAAATAACCATCGTAACTATCTTCATACAATACCAGAGATTGCTTTAAAAGAGTTTAAAACTGCAGCATATATTCGAAAAATTTTAGATGAAGAGAAAGTGGAATATCATAATGTTGGTACGAGTACAATCGCTTTTATCCCAGGAGAAAGTGAGTCTTGTATCGCTTTTAGAGCTGATATTGATGCTCTTCCTTTAGAAGAAGAAAGTAATAATCCTTTTAAATCTAAAATTCCAGGAATGATGCATGCGTGTGGACACGATGGTCATACTTCTATTCTTTTAACTTTTATTCAAGAGATTAAAAAACTAATGCTTCATGGAACAACATTAAATAAATCTTTACTTTTTATATTTCAAGCTGGAGAAGAGGGAGCAGGAGGGGCACGTTTTATAATAGCTGATGATTTTTATAAATCTAAGCAAATTGAAGCAATTTTTGCCTTACATGTTTATCCTGAAATAAATGTAGGAGAATTTGCTGTAAAAACAGGGTATGTTTCTCTTCAAAATATAAACTTAGATATCACTTTAACTGGAAAAGGATGTCACGGCGCTCAACCTCATAAAGGAACAGACTGTATTTTAGTTGGAGCTAAATTAGTTGAAGCTTATCAATCAATTAAATCTAGAAATATCCCTTCATATGAGCACTTTTTATTAACAATAGGATCTTTTCATGCAGGAACAGTAAGAAATATAATTCCAGGCAGCCTAAGTATGTTAGGAACTATAAGACTTGAGAATACCTCTTTAATTCCATTTATTCAAGAAAGGATAGAGCACATTAATAAAGGATTTGAAATCGCTTTTGATGTTAAGATAGAGATGACTTTTCAACCTTTTTACCCACCTATATTTAATAATGCCTCTCTTTTTGAAAAAGCTTTAAATGTATTAAAAAACAAAAAAGTTTTTACAGATATTTCACTAAGTGGATCTGAAGATTTTTCTTTTTATTCCAAAAATGGAACCCCTGGACTTTTTGTTTTAATTGGTACTCGAGATGAAGAAAAAGGTCATGTTTGCGCACTTCATAATAATAGATTTGACTTTGATAATGAAGCTCTTGTACATGGTGTTGAATTTTTTAAAGATTTATTAAAAGAATATAAAGTTATTTAA
- a CDS encoding patatin family protein: MNNIGLVLEGGGLRGAYTSGILDYFLSKKLYFKYTIGVSAGAIYSASYASRQKRRNIDIILKYLNDERYMGYKYLIKKGSYINIDFAYKKMTYELSPFDFETFHSCDLEFKVGAFNCIKGKTEFFSKKDFKRTDDLLESLIASGSLPFFSKETVINDKIYLDGGIASPIPIMQSILDGNSKNVIILTEDESYKKEPLKLHPLIKLYYRKYPKVADALIKRHLVYNKTLKEIRELEKKGDVFVFRPSKIVVVDRLEKDLNKIKSLYNLGIKDAEENYERLIEWLYEN, from the coding sequence ATGAATAATATAGGATTAGTTTTAGAAGGTGGAGGACTAAGAGGAGCCTATACTTCAGGAATTTTAGATTATTTTTTATCGAAAAAATTATATTTTAAATATACTATTGGAGTTTCAGCGGGAGCAATTTATTCAGCTTCTTACGCTTCTAGGCAAAAACGAAGAAATATAGATATAATTTTAAAATATTTAAATGACGAAAGATATATGGGGTACAAGTATTTAATAAAAAAGGGGAGTTATATAAATATAGATTTTGCTTATAAAAAAATGACTTATGAGTTATCTCCTTTTGATTTTGAAACTTTTCATAGTTGTGATTTAGAGTTTAAAGTTGGAGCGTTTAATTGTATAAAGGGAAAAACTGAATTTTTTAGTAAGAAAGATTTTAAAAGAACAGATGATTTACTTGAGTCATTAATAGCATCTGGAAGTCTTCCTTTTTTTTCAAAAGAAACAGTTATAAATGATAAAATTTATTTAGATGGAGGTATTGCTTCACCTATTCCTATAATGCAATCAATATTAGATGGTAATAGTAAAAATGTAATTATTTTAACAGAGGATGAAAGCTATAAAAAAGAACCATTAAAACTTCATCCATTAATAAAGTTATATTATAGAAAATATCCTAAAGTAGCTGATGCTTTAATAAAAAGACATTTAGTTTATAACAAAACATTAAAAGAAATACGAGAACTTGAGAAAAAAGGTGATGTTTTTGTATTTAGACCAAGTAAAATTGTTGTAGTTGATAGATTAGAAAAAGACTTAAATAAAATCAAATCTTTATATAATCTAGGAATAAAAGATGCAGAGGAAAATTATGAAAGATTAATAGAGTGGTTATATGAAAACTAA
- a CDS encoding helix-turn-helix domain-containing protein: protein MNIFLKDNDLKILRYIIYNNNCTIKKITEFINLSDVYVRQSIKKINTYLKLNYNFEIIKTGKYFQFPSDKKYIFFEDFSQNLTTSYLSTKKIRIDYILMNLIFQNKVKITEIAKIFNVTRLTISNDLKEVKAILKTYDLILESKQWEGISLNSNSDRFCFFSIEYITKILFEQSLTLDINNQYSNITNPNLFEYFNCFVDLKTQKNMIFFLKTLVKTLNLNSDIFSFQSFYAALIFSHIHNTYKLPSNFYNKRKRLKKDVDKYFYIFKNFENFDLVNKLNLEFLAILLVGNTVNALKTHKFFHPYIFDIILKLENLFKINFSDEDKLTLKNMLKTYLFKKKYELLHFSLPTKSLSNDDLNFISKVDFLINKEKNAIYYNDIITFSFFLKTLKRKYMYQYGKEKNILLVDSSYNLWVSENLKSFITLNYGVKNITLINIFQNINWEITVPKYDAVFFINLKKPTNIASFSTCYEISYFGNNHFFLEEYINFGGKI from the coding sequence ATGAACATTTTTTTAAAAGATAATGATTTGAAAATCTTAAGATACATTATTTATAACAATAACTGTACTATTAAAAAAATTACTGAATTTATTAATTTGAGTGATGTCTATGTTCGACAATCTATAAAAAAAATAAATACTTATTTAAAATTAAATTATAACTTTGAAATTATAAAAACTGGTAAATATTTCCAATTTCCTTCTGATAAAAAATATATTTTCTTTGAAGATTTTTCACAAAACTTAACAACTAGTTATCTCTCAACAAAAAAAATTAGAATTGATTATATTCTTATGAATTTAATTTTTCAAAATAAAGTTAAGATAACTGAAATAGCTAAAATATTTAATGTTACTAGATTAACTATAAGCAACGATTTAAAAGAAGTTAAAGCTATTCTAAAAACTTATGATTTAATTTTAGAAAGTAAACAATGGGAAGGAATATCTTTAAATTCTAATAGTGATCGTTTTTGTTTCTTTTCAATAGAATATATTACAAAAATACTCTTTGAACAATCTTTAACTCTTGATATAAATAATCAATACTCTAATATTACAAACCCTAATTTATTTGAATACTTTAATTGTTTTGTTGATTTAAAAACACAAAAAAATATGATTTTCTTTTTAAAAACATTGGTTAAAACTCTTAATTTAAATTCTGATATTTTTAGTTTTCAAAGTTTTTATGCCGCCTTAATTTTTTCCCATATTCATAATACTTATAAATTACCAAGCAATTTTTATAATAAGAGAAAACGATTAAAAAAAGATGTAGATAAATATTTCTATATTTTTAAAAATTTTGAAAATTTTGATCTTGTTAATAAATTAAACTTAGAGTTTTTGGCTATTTTATTAGTTGGAAATACTGTTAATGCTCTTAAAACACATAAATTTTTCCATCCGTATATTTTTGATATTATTTTAAAATTAGAAAATTTATTTAAAATTAATTTTTCTGATGAAGATAAATTAACTTTAAAAAATATGTTAAAAACATATCTCTTTAAAAAGAAGTATGAACTTTTACATTTTTCTCTTCCAACTAAAAGTTTATCAAATGATGATTTAAATTTTATATCAAAAGTTGATTTTTTAATAAACAAAGAAAAAAATGCTATTTATTACAATGATATTATTACTTTCTCATTTTTTCTAAAAACATTAAAAAGAAAATATATGTATCAATATGGAAAAGAAAAAAATATTCTTCTTGTTGATTCTAGCTATAATTTATGGGTTAGTGAAAATTTAAAAAGTTTTATTACTTTAAACTATGGTGTTAAAAATATAACTTTAATCAATATTTTTCAAAATATTAACTGGGAAATCACTGTTCCTAAGTATGATGCTGTTTTTTTTATTAATTTAAAAAAGCCAACTAATATTGCGTCTTTTTCTACTTGCTATGAAATCTCTTATTTTGGAAACAATCATTTCTTTTTAGAAGAATATATAAATTTTGGAGGTAAAATATGA